Part of the Natrialbaceae archaeon AArc-T1-2 genome, ACCGTCGACGACTGGTACGCCGACGACGCTCTCGAGCGCGCACTCGACGAACCCGGCACCACCGTTCTCGTCGCCGCCGACGACAGCGAGATCGTCGGCTTCACACACGGCGTCGTCCAGGGCGACGAGGGCGACGTCTTGCGAATGTACGTCCATCCGGACCACCAGGGCGAGGGAATCGGCACCGCCCTTCACGAGCGGTTGCGTACGGATCTCGAGGACTTCAACATGAAACGGATGCGTGCGATCGACTTCGCCTCGAACGAAGACAGCCGCCGGTTCTACGAGAACCTCGGCTTCGAGCAGACCGACACTGGCGACGTCGAGATCGGTGGAGAAACGCACGAGGAGGCCGTCTACACGCTCGAACTGTAGCTCACTCGAGACCGCCGACGAAACCGGCCGACAGCAGCAGGTCCGTAGGTTGGCAAACGTGGAACGTTCTGGCTCGCGGCAAACGGAAGCGTTTACCGTCTCGACCCCACTCTCTCGCGCATGAAGGTACTGGTCACGGATCCCATCGCGGACGCCGGGATCGAGGTGCTGCGCGAGGCCGGCCACGAGGTCGAAACAGGCTACGAACTCGAGGGCGAGGCCCTCCTCGAGGCGGTTTCTGACACGAACGCGCTGATCGTCCGCTCGGGGACGGAAGTCACTGCGGACGTACTCGAGGCCGCTTCGGAGCTCGTCATCGTCGGCCGAGCGGGAATCGGCGTCGACAACATCGACATCGACGCCGCCACCGACGAGGGGGTCATCGTCGCTAACGCTCCGGAAGGTAACGTCCGGGCGGCCGCGGAACACACCGTCGCGATGGCGTTTGCGACCGCCCGGTCGATCCCGCAAGCACACGTTCGTCTCAAAAGCGGCGAGTGGGCCAAGGGCGACTACCTCGGCACCGAACTCAACGGGAAGACGCTGGGTATCGTCGGCCTCGGCCGCGTCGGCCAGGAGGTCGCACGGAAGTTCGACTCGCTGGGAATGGACCTGGTCGCGTTCGACCCCTACATCTCCGAGGAACGCGCCGACCGCCTCGGGGCCGAACTCGTCGGTCTCGAGGACTGTCTCTCTCGGGCGGACTTCCTGACGATCCACACGCCGCTCACACCCGAGACGGAGGACATGATCAGCGACGAGGAACTCGAGGCACTCGGCGACGGCTACCTGATCAACGTCGGCCGCGGCGGCATCGTCGACGAGGACGCCCTCGCTCGCAAGGTCGACGACGGTACCGTCGCCGGCGCGGCGCTCGACGTCTTCGCCGAGGAGCCCCTGTCCGAGGACTCGCCGCTACTCGAGCACGAGGAGGTCATCGTTACGCCCCACCTCGGGGCTTCGACGGAGGCTGCCCAGGAGAACGTCGCGACCTCGACCGCCGAGCAGGTCGTCGCCGCACTCGAGGGCGAACCCGTCGCGAACGCCCTGAACGCTCCCTCGATCGACGAGAGCGCGTTCCCCCGCGTCGAACCGTACATCGAACTCGCCGACACCGCCGGCAAGGTCGCCGCCCAGCTGCTCGAGGGTCGCGTCGAGGGTGTCGAGGTGACCTACGAGGGCGAGATCGCCGAGGAGGACGTCGAACTCGTCACCGCAAGCGCCCTGAAAGGCGTCTTCGAACCGCTCGAGTGGCAGGTCAACGCCGTCAACGCACCCCAGATCGCCGACGACCGCGGCGTCGACGTCACCGAGTCGAAAACGCGCCAGGCCGAGGACTTCCAGAGTCTCGTCTCCGTGACCGTCTCCGACGGTGACGAGGAGGTCTCGGTCGACGGCACACTGTTCGCCGACGAGGATCCACGGATCGTCCGCGTCGACGGCTACCGCGTCGACGCCATCCCCCACGGGAAGATGGTCATCACGCGAAACACCGACGAACCCGGCGTCATCGGTCTCATCGGCTCGGTCATGGGTGAGCACGACGTCAACATCGCCGGCATGTTCAACGCCCGTGAAACTCACGGCGGCGAGGCCCTGACCGTCTACAACGTCGACAGCGAAGTCCCCGAGGCTGCGAAAGACGAACTCGAGACCGACGAACGGATCATCGGCGTCCGATACATCACGCTGAACGGCCAGTCGTAGCCGATCACCGACGGATCACGAACACCGCGATTCCGAGCACCAACAGCCCGATTCCCCACCACACCGAATCGCCGGGTAGCGCCGTCAGCGCCAGCGTGACGACGCCCGAGGTTATGAGCGACCAGCCGACCGTCGTTCGATAGCTCATGGAACCACGTCATCGTCGAGCAGGACGTGTCTTGTGCCGGTCCTTGCAGCCCGTGGTCGTTTCCTCGTGCCGAACCGCCGAGACAACTGCGCCTGTCGTCCGGTCGAAGCCGAAGCCCTCTTCGAGCCAACCGCCTCCCGCCAGCGTCGCGGCAAAAGACCTATCGGCTCGACGGTCATCCTCACGACCATGAACGACGGCATTTCGGTCGATTTCGGCGAGAACGGGCTGGTCCCCGCGATCGCCCAGGACGTCGAGACCGACGAGGTGTTGATGCTCGCGTACGTCTCGCCCGAAGCCCTCGAGCGGACCCGCGAGACGGGACTCGCCCACTACTACTCCCGGAGCCGAGACGAGTTATGGCAGAAAGGCGCCTCGAGCGGGCACCGCCAGCACGTCGCGGAGATCCGGGTCGACTGCGACGAGGACACGCTGTTGTATCGCGTCGAGCAGGAGGGCGGTGCCTGTCACACGGGTCGCACCTCCTGTTTCTTCCGGACGATCGAGGGCGAGGACGTCGGCGAGCGCGTCTTCGACCCCGACGACGTCTACGAATGAGCGAGCGCGTTTCCCGCCCCCCAACCGTCGAACGCCTCGAGGCGGCACGCGAGCGACTGGCCGACGTCGAGGCACGGATCGACGACCACGGCGAGGAGACCGTCGAGCAGGCGGCCGAGGCCTACCGGCAGGCGGCGAAACTGCTCGAGGACTACGTCGACCGGGCGACCGGCACCGGCCGGGAGAACTTCAAAGCGTACATCGAACTCGAGGGCCAGTTCGCGACGCTGGTCGAGAACCTGCCAGCGGATCTGCACCGCCGTGGAGCGTTCGAGGACGCCCTGGACGCGATCGACAAGCGCCGACTCAGCGAGCACGATTTCGAACGCGCCGAGGCCGCCCTCGAGCCCGCCGAGACGTTCGCCGAACTGCTCGCCGAACGCGAGGCCGCCCGCGAGGAGCTCGAGACCGCTCGCACCGAGGCGAGCAGCCGGCTGCGGGAACTCGACGACGAGATCACAGCGCGCGAACGGCTGCTCGAGCTGTCGACCGTGGATCTGGACGCACCCGTCGGGCGGCTCCGCGAGCCGATCGAGACCTACAACGCGGCCGTCCGCGAGACGTTCCAGGAGTTTCGGTCCTCGGCCTCGGCACGCGAGGTCTTTGCCGTCCTCGAGCGCAGCCAGTGGTATCCGCTGGTGGAGTACGAGGCCCCACCCGACGAGCTCCGGGAGTACGTCCGGGAGAACCCGGCCGGCGAGTACACGATCCCCGAGTTGCTCGAGTACGCCGACTACTCTCGATCGAAGCTCTCACACTACGTCGACGACGCCGACGAGCTCAAACGACGCGTGGCGACGAGACAGACGTTCCTCGAGGGAATCGACGCCGGGCCGCTGACGATCGCGTGGCCGCCCGAACCCGCGGACGTCCTCCGGTACCGTATTCGGGAGCTGCGCCCCCTCGTCGCCCGGATCGCGGACGAGGACGTCGTTTCCACCCTCCGGGAGGTCCGCGAGCTGACCCGCGACTCCGAGTACGAGCGCCTGCGGACGGCTGCTGTCGCGACCGACCGACTCGACGAGAACGAGCAACGCCGACTGGCGAGTGGCGAGGTCGAGATCGAACTCGAAGAGCTTCGTGCCGAACGCGAGGCGATCGAGGCCACACTCGAGGACGGGTAACGATCAATCGACGACGGCCAGTCCCCGCGGCGTCTGGCGCTCGAGGTCGTCGCCCCACTCGACCGAGAGTCGCGTCCAGTCGTCGCCGAAGTCGTCGGTCCGGAACAGTCCCCGGTTGGTGACGGCGACGACCTCGCCGGGCTCGCCCGTCGTCGCGAACACTGCCCGGACGACGCCCTCTCCCGTAGGGAGGCCACGGTCCTCGAGGTGTTCCCAGCGCCCGCCGGATTTCCGGTAGACGTACGAGTCGGCCCGCTCGGGCGTGTGTGCAGACCGCGCCCCGCTGGCCGCGGAGACGAGCACGCGGTCGGGATCGCCGGGATCGGGAACGACGCTCCAGCAGTAGGTGTGCTCGAGGCCGTCCTGGGGGTGCTCCCAGCTCTCCCCACCGTCGTCGCTCTCGGCGTAGCCGTCGCCGGCCGCCGAGTACACCCGCCCCTCGTGGTCGGGGTGGGTCGCCAGGCTGTGGTTGTCCCGTCGCGAGCCCGGCGGTCGTTCTCGCCAGCTCTCGCCGCCGTCTTCGCTGACGACGAGCGCGCCGAGTTCGATGCCGACGTAGAGCCGCTCGGGATCGAACGGATCGACCTCGATCCAGCGGACGTGATGCGTCTGCGGCCGCGGCGGGAAGTACCACTCCGGTTCGGAGGGGAGGTCGGACAGCCCCTCGAGACGGTCCCAGGAGTCGCCACCGTCTCGCGAGCGGTAGATCCGACTCGGTTCGGTTCCGGCGTAGACGACATCGGGGTCGTGCGGGCTTATCGCGAGGCTCATCACCGCCGACTCCCCGATGCTCGATCCGATCGACTCGAAGGAGTCGCCGCCGTCCGTGCTCCGGTAGAGGCCGGACTCGAAGGTGCCGACGAAGATCCGGTCGGGGGCGGCCGGCGAGACCGACACGCACTCGAGGTCGCGTCCCTCGAGGCGAGGGGTCGTCTCCCACCCCTCGCCGACGTCGGTGCAGACGAGCAGTCGGTCCCGCAGTGCTGCGTGGATCGTCGTCATGGACGTCGGTACGGGAGCGGACGGGAGAAGCCTTCCTCCGGACGGCCGGGTTCCGATCGCGTCAGTTCGTCGTGATCACTTCGATGACGTCGCGGGGCTCGACCTCGTAGTCGGCCCCGAGCTGGCGGTTCGTCCGGCAGTCGATCGCGTGCAGGAAGCCGTCGCCGATGTCCGAGTGGAGGCTGTAGGCGAACTCCTCCGCGGTCGACCCCTCGGGGATCAGGTAACAGTCGGGCAACACCTCGCCGCGTTCGTTGCCCAGGCCGTTCGCGCCGCCGGGGAAGACGGGGACGACGCCTAACACGTCAAACAGCGCGGTCTCGAGCGCCGCCTGGACGCCCGTCGCGCCGTAGGCGTCGAGAAAGTCACGGATCTGCTCGAGACCCGCTTGCTGGTCGCCCGAGACGTCGCCCGTGATCTCGAACTCCTCGTCGCCGGGCCGGTAGTCGACGACGCCGGCTTTCTCGGCCGATTTCAGCGCCTTCTCGGCGTGGGCGCTACAGGGGACGATCGTCAGGTGCTCGTAGTCGGGATCGGCCGTGATCTCCGCGTAGTTCTCCTGGGCCGCGGGCGTGTCCATCTTGTTCGCCGCGATCACCATCGGCTTGGTCTCGAGACGGATCTCCCGGGCCAGCGCGAGTTTGTCCGCGTCGTCCCACGCCGCGGGATCGAAGCCGACGTCGGTCCGGCGGATGAGGCGTTTGATCTCGTCTTCGCTCGTCTTGAACGCGCTCATTTGTTCGGCGAGCTCCTCCTCGATGGCGTCGTCTTCGGTCGTATAGCCCGACTCGTAGCGGTCGATGCCCTTCTCTAAGACGTCGAGATACCACTGGTCGAGTTCGTGCTCGAGGACGTCGATGTCCTCTCTGGGGTCGTGGCCCTCGGTCGACTCGCCCTCGAGATCGGTCTCGCCGGAGAAGTCGACGACGTGGACGAGGACGTCGGTTTCGTTCAGGTCGGTCAGGAACTGGTTGCCGAGTCCCGCGCCCTCGTGTGCGCCGGGGATCAGCCCGGCGACGTCGACGAGTTTCGTCGGGACGAAGCGGGTGCCGTCCGCACAGAAGCCGACCGACGGCGTACACTCCTCGTCGAACTCGGGGGCGGCACAGTCGACGCGGACGTAGGCCTCGCCGACGCTCGGGTCGATGGTCGTGAACGGGTAGGCCCCCTCGGGGACGTCGTTCATCGTCGCGGCGTTGAAGAACGTGGACTTGCCGACGGAGGGTTTGCCGACGAGTCCGATCCGGTAGCTCGTACTCATTACCCGTCCCTGGGTCGGCCGGCCTAAACGGGTTACTGTCCGCGCTCGCAGTGGCATGCCGTCCCGTATCGAGCGACGTCGACGCCGGGCCGGGAGCGGTTCACGTTGCCGCGAGTCGCCGGATCCGCGGATCGTCGAGGACGTAGATCCCGCCGTAGACGAGCGCCAGGAACACGCTCAGCCGGATCAGCGTCGCGACGAAGACGGTGGCCGCGAACCGCCAGGGGTCGTCCTCGAGGACGCTGAAGGCGTACAGCGTCGCCGTCACGGGTAGAAACGGGATCGAGAGCGCGGCCGTCAGCCCGACGTAGCGGTACTTGCGGACGAACGCGACCGAGGATCGTCGTCGAAACCGTGCGTAGCCGGGAACCCGCTGGAACAGACGCGTCACGGGTGCGGCGTGGCTCACGCCGTACCCGAGCCGCTGGGCGAAGAGACTCCCGAACGCGTTCCCGCTCGCTGCGACGACCATCACGACCGCGAGAGCGGTCCGTCTCGGCAGGCCCAGGCTGAACACTGCGAGGAAGACGAACTCCGCGGGAAACGGGAGTGCCACGGCGAGGAGAACCGAGTAGACGAACACCGCGGCGAGGACCAACGACGTCGACTGGGTCGACGTGAGCTGTTCGATGACCCACTCCTGGACCATGTGCTACGTCCCGGCCGTCGCGTCGTGGTCGCCCAGCGATCGATGCACGTCCGAACCGTCGTATGCGCCCGATATTTACGTTTTGATGGGGCCGCGCCGACGGACGTCTGACAGGTCGGTCACTCGAGGACGGCCTCGAGCGCGTCCATCGTCCGGTCGACGTTCTCGACGCGGGCGTTGTGGCCCATGTGGCCGATCCGGAGGACGTCGTCCTCGAGGTCGGACAGCCCCGTCGCGAGGACGACGTCGTGTTCCTCGTCGATCCGTTCCTGCAACTCGCGTGCCCGTCCCTCGACTTCGAGTGCGGTGACCGTCGGCGAGCACAGCGTCTCGTCGTCGGGGTAGAACTCGAGTCCCAGCTCGCGTGTCCGGTCGCGACACAGCTGGGCGCACGTCTCGTGGCGTTCGAAGACCGACGCGAGTCCCTCCTCGCGAAGCAGGTCGATCGCGGTATCGAGCGCATAGAGGGTCGCCGTCGGCATCGTGTAGGGGAACCACTCCTCTTCCAGCGCCGTCTTCCAGGGCTCGAGGTCGAGGTAGTTTGAACGCGTCTCGGTGGCCTCGATCCGGTCCCAGGCCCGGTCGCTGACCGAGAGCACGGTCAGCCCCGGCGGCGCGCTGAAACACTTCTGGGTCGCACCGATGCAGACGTCGATGTGCTCGGTCGGCACGGGTGTGCCCCCGAGCGAGGAGACCGCGTCGACGACGCTCACCACGTCGTACTCGGCGAGCAACCCGAGAACGGGCTCGAGGTCGTTCAGGACGCCCGTCGGCGTCTCGCAGTGAACCATCGTCGCCGCGGCGAACTCGCCGTCCTCGAGTTCGGCCTCGACCGCCGCGAGGTCGAGCGGTCCGGCCCAGTCGGCCGCACAGACGACGGCCTCACCGCCGTAGGCCTCGACGAACCCCGCGAACCCCTCGCCGTAGATGCCGTTGGCGAGACAGAGCACGCGGTCGCCGGGTTCGATCAGCGAGGCGACCGCGGCCTCGAGCCCGAGGATCCCCTCGCCGCTCAGGATCGCGAGGTCGTCGGAGCCGTAGACGGCCTCGAGTTTCTCGGTCAGCCCCTGGTAGAACTCGAGGAACTCGTCCTCGACGTCGGGATTCGGCGTCGGCTCGGCCAGCCGCTCGCGAACGGGGGCCGGCACCTCGGTCGGCCCGGGCGTCATGCGAAGTCGGTCGTCGCTCATAGCCACACCGCCACGCCACGGGCGCATAAAACGCTCGAGTCCGCTTTATTGGCCATCGAGAAATCCACCAACCAGCGTAGACGTTCAAAGAGCCGTGATGAATACAGAGCGCGAGTGTTACACGAGTCGAAAATCGGCTCGTGGAGGGGAATGATCGGTCAACACAGATGACTTGCTGAGCTAATGGTCATACAGGCAGCCGAAGGTTTGAGATAGATAATGGGTGCCGGGATCAGCGTTCTCGCTCTTTTTGTTGACCTGTTGGATTGACATCTCGACTAGATCTCTTCGGACGATCCAGTTGCCAATCTGGACCAGCTAGCATCTCATCAATCCGTTGTTCGAAGGTGTCTTCATCGATTTCGCCGGCCAGATACTGTTCTTTGATTTCAGAGACCGCGTCTTGTTCCCAATCGTCAGTATGCGGATCATCTTCTCGTGAACCCTCGTCGTTTCCTATGAACGCTATTATGAACGCTAGGACCGGTCCGAGGACGATGAGAAGGCCGACGAGGGCGGCGATAACACCGAGGGTAACGCTACCGAGCTCGATTCCGACAGCGATACCTGCGAACACGACGCCGAGAACCATCGAAATTCCCGTCAGTATTACCAAAATCCCGAGAAGAGCACTCACTACCGCTGCCCACGGAGGAAGGTCACGAAGCCAGGCGGGAGCTTCCATACGGCATTCCTTTACGTCAACCGGTTTAGACTTTGGGGTAAGACAGTATCCAGAGTGGTCAGTATGGGTATTTGATGAACGGCTGATCGGTTATGCTGTATTTTCGGGTAGTTCATAGTCAGCTGGGCGAAATAAAGCCGGCAACCGTGCTGACTCATTCTCTGGGTGTTGCACGCTGTTTTTGCCAGTAGATGCATTAGACACTTTTCTGCCCTACTCCGAAACGCACGACCCCTCTCGCCGTCGCAACCGACCACGAACGATCGGCTCCGCCGGGAAGATCCCCGCCTCGAGGCGTTCGATCTCGAGGACCTCGAGGTCGGGATGACAGACGAACCGTTCGACGGTCTCACGCTCGAGGTTGCAGCCGCCGGCCAGCCGATTCCAGACGGGGTTGAGCAGTTCCTGGCCGCTCGCGCGCCAGCCGTCGGCGCGGACGTGCTCGAGAAAGCGCAGTTCCCCGCCCGGCCGGAGGACGCGGGCGACCTCCGCGAGGGCGGCGTCCGGATCGCCGATCGTACAGAAGACGAGACTCGAGAGTACAGCGTCGAAGGCGTCGTCGACGTAGGGAAGCGATTCGGCGCGGTCGCCTCGAAGGTGGACCTCGAGGCCGGCGTCGGCGGCTTTCTGACTCGCCCGTTTACGCATGTACGGATCGGGCTCGATCGCGTGGACCTCGCAGCCGTCGCCGTTGCGGGCGAGGTGGGGAAAGGTCGCACCCGTGCCCGCGCCGACGTCGAGTACGCGACCCGAGAGACCGCTCGCGAGGTACTGGCGGTGGCGAGCGAACAGGAACCGCTCGGGGACGACCCAGTCGTAGACGGCCGCGACGAGCGGGTGGGCAACCTCGTCCTGACGTGACATGGTCGGCGAGACGGCAGGAGGGATGTTAGGTGTTGTCGTCTCGCCGACTCGATACGACGTCACCGTCTCGTTGCTACGACACCCGCACGTCGATTACGACGTGGGCGACGCCGGCGCTGTGACTCTTCACGCGGCGTTTCTCGAGCACCTCGAGCTCTCGTCTCTCGCGATCCGCGGCCCGCTCGAGGCGGGAACGCGGTCGCTCCCACAGCCGGGACTCGGGGGTGGCCTCGTGGTAGTGGACGACGCCGCCCGGCTCGAGCGCCGACAGCGCCGCGGGGAGGAACTCGTGGCCCTCGTCGGTTCGCGTTCCCCGTCCCTGTTCGTCGGTCCCGTCGGCGCTGCCGTAGTAGCCCATGACGACCCGGTCGGCGGCGACCTCCTCGGCGAGGTCGCGACAGTCGGCGCGGTAGGCCTCGATCCGGTCGGTGACGTCGTTGAGGACGGCGTTCTCGAGCAGGTACCGGAACGCGGCCGGATTGATCTCGGTGGCCGTCACCGACGCGCCGGCCCGGGCCATCGGCAGGGTGAAGTAGCCGATGCCGGCGAACATGTCGAAGACGCACTCGCCGTCCGCGACGACCTCGCCCATCCGGACTCGTTCGGCCTGGTTACCCGGCGAGAACATCACCCGTGCCGGGTCGAGCGCGTAGCGGGTCCCGTGTTCGGTGTGGATCGTCTCGGTGTCCCGTACGCCCGCGATCACGCGCCGTCTCGGCTCGCGGTGGGTGCCCGCCGCCCCGTCGTTTGCGATCCCCTCGTCTGCGAGCACCGTCTCGGCCTCGCCGTGCAGTTCCAGCAACGCCTCGCCGACGGCCGCCTCGTCGGGACAGCGCTCGGGCAGGCGGACGACCACGACCGACCCGACCACGGCCCAGGAGCCGGGTGCGCCCTCGAGGTCTGTCTCGCTCCAGCCCCGCTCGAGCAGCAGGTCCTCGAGGTCCCGGCTCCGGCGGTCGGGGTCGACCTGCCGGATCACCTCCCGGACCCGCGTCTCGGCGGGTGGGTCGGTCACCGGCAGGGCCACCGTCTCGGCGTCGTACTCGCGGACGCGCCGGTCGTCGTCGTAGACGCCCTCGGCCCGAAGCGACTCGATCGCGGTCTCAGAGCGCGGTTTCGCGACGACGACCGCGAGCGGACCCTCGCCCCGCGTCTCGAGTGCGTCGTCCGCGGGCGGGATCGCTCCGTCGTCAGTCATCGCCCTCGTCGGGCAGGACGTGCAGGCCGGCCCGGCTCTTCAGCACCGGCACCGTCTCGGCGTCCGGATCGAAGTAGTCGGGTCGGGCGATCGTTTTCGCCTCGTAGGTCTCGGGGTCGAGCACCTGGACGGCGTGTTCGTCCTCGACGGCGACGACGGTCGTCTCGGCGGCGTCTGCGAGGGTGCCGAGTTTGCGGGCGTCGGGCGAGTTACCCTCCTCGTAGTCCGCCTCGTAGCGTTCGCCGGTGGTCACGCGCGTGCCCTTGAGGTTGCCGTGGGCGCTGCGGACGAGGACGGGGCCGCCGTCGTCTGCGAGGTCGATGACGTCACCGGGCGTGTACGGCGGGAGTCGCACCGCGAAGGTCACCCGGTAGACCTCGTTGCCGTCTTCGTCTTCGGTGACCAGCGTCTCCGAGTCCGAGACGGTGCCGCCGAACTCCTCGCGGATCTTGTTCGCGACCTTCTTGCCGATCTTGTTCGTCGAGACCTTCATGTCGAGGCCGTCGTCGGTCTCGCTCGTCTCGGTGACGAAAGCGTTGCGATCGCCCGTCGCCTCCATGTCGGCGACGATTTCGTTTGCGATCGCCTCGGCCCGTTCGCGTTCCTCGCTCGTCGGCGTGCGTCCCTCCGCACGGAGCTGGACGACGCTCGCGTAGTAGTCGCCTGCGATCCGACCACACCGCGAGCAGGTCTGCCGGGAAATCTTTACGGGGACGGTGACCTGTTCCTCGACGGGTGTCCCCCGGACCACGCCCGTGAAGTAACAGTGCATCCGGATCGTGTTCGGGTCGACCTGCTCGGGTTCGACCTGCCAGGCGACGTCGTCGACGTCGACGTGGACGCCGAGGGCCTCGCTTACCTCCTCGATCGCGACGTCGGTGTAATCTTTCGCGCCGACGTCGACCCACCGGTTGCCCCGATGGACGGCCCCACACTGGGAACAGACCAGCACGTCGATCCGCTCGGGCGCGTCGACGAACTCGAACTCCTCGAAGTAACAGGCGTCACAGACCTCGACGTCGGCCCCCGGCCGGAGCGGGTCGGTCGCCTCGCCGCTTTCGGACGCGTCGCTCTCGGAGCGGTCGGGCATGGGCTCCCCACAGCGGGGACAGAACGCACGCGAACGCGACTCGGTCATTGTCCGTAGTTGCCGGCCAAACGGTTTAAACGACGCGTTCGGATCCGCGTCAGCGCGTGCCTTTCGAGTATCCCGCCGTACGGGGGTCGTCTCCCTCTCGAAGCTGTCGGTCGCTCTCAAACCGTGCGAACTCCAGGCGAAACGAGGGGGTGCGGTTTCGACCGTGTCAGACGGCCGTCAGACGATCGAACCGCCACCCGTGCGTACTGTTACCGCTGAACGCTCCCTCCACGCGAAACGGGGGCGTTCGGATAAGGGCCTCGAGCGAGGGTCGTCTCGGTGATATTTATCCCGATGCGTCCCGTCGACACCCACATGGAGTGGCAACCGGACTGGGGGCTTCGTGTGCGGATGTTCCTGACGATGTTCCTGCTGTTTGCGTTGTACATCGTCTTCGCGGGCGTGATCACCGCCTACATGGGCGGTGGAATCGTCGTCTTCGCGCTCTTATTCGGCGGGATGTCGCTGGTCCAGTACTACTTCAGCGACACGCTCACGCTCAAGAGCATGGGCGCGACGACGGTCTCCGCGGACGAGTATCCGCAGCTGCACGCCTCGGTCGAACGACTCGCACAGCAGGCCGACCTGCCAAAACCGACGGTGGCCGTCATCGACTCGAACATGCCGAACGCGTTCGCCACTGGCCGCAACCAGCGCAACGCCGCCGTCGCCGTGACGACCGGGCTGATGCGCACCCTCGACAGGGACGAACTCGACGGCGTGCTCGCCCACGAACTCGCCCACGTCAAAAACCGGGACATGATGGTGATGACGTTCGCCTCGTTGCTCGCGACGATCGCGTTCATGGTGGTTCGCTGGGGCGCTTTCTTCGGCGGTCGCGGCCGCGGTGGTCGCGGCGGCGGTGGCGTCGTCGTTGCGATCCTCGTCTCGCTCGTCGTCTGGATCATCAGCTACATTCTCATCCGCGCACTCTCGCGGTACCGCGAGTACGCCGCCGACCGAGGGGCCGCTGCGATCACTGGCAGGCCGGCAGCGCTCGCCTCCGCGCTCGCGAAGATCTCCGGCGAGATGGAGAAGGTCCCCACAGAGGACTTACGCGAGGAAGCCGAGATGAACGCTTTCTTCATCATCCCGTTGCGCTCGGGAATCGGCCGGCTGTTCAGCACCCACCCGCCGACCGAGAACCGCATCGAACAGCTTCGCGAACTCGAGCGCGAGCTGTAGTCCCGGTCACGCCGTCTCTCTCGGCCCGAGGTGCGATAGCTATATACGATTTCGGGATGCTAGCTACCGCGACACATGCATCCGTCCCGGCTGGTCGCACTGTGTTGCTGTACCATCGGCGTCCTCGTCGTCTCCCAGGCTGCAGTAGTGGGCCAGTTTCGACTCGACCTCGAGAGTGGACTGCGGCTGGCAGGCGGTGCGGGACTGGTTCTCGCCAGCCTGTATGCGGCTGCTCGCTCCGAGCGAGACCCGATCGTCACCGAGTACGGCCCGCGTACGTACCTGCTCGTCGCCGCCGCGTTCGTCTGGATCGCCGGGTTGTCGGTGCGGCTCGCTCTCACCGTCTCCTGAACGTCGTCGGCTTCCCTGTACGTTCTCCGGTTGTGCCTTCCCGTTTCTTCCCTGACCCAAGTCTTTACAATCTCGAGCGAGCCATCGACTTACATGTCAGCCGACATCAACCGCGACGTCGTGTTGCCGCTCGACGAGTACGACAACATCGAGGAGGCCGTGTCCCTCGCCCAGCGAGCCGAAA contains:
- a CDS encoding pyridoxal-phosphate-dependent aminotransferase family protein; translated protein: MSDDRLRMTPGPTEVPAPVRERLAEPTPNPDVEDEFLEFYQGLTEKLEAVYGSDDLAILSGEGILGLEAAVASLIEPGDRVLCLANGIYGEGFAGFVEAYGGEAVVCAADWAGPLDLAAVEAELEDGEFAAATMVHCETPTGVLNDLEPVLGLLAEYDVVSVVDAVSSLGGTPVPTEHIDVCIGATQKCFSAPPGLTVLSVSDRAWDRIEATETRSNYLDLEPWKTALEEEWFPYTMPTATLYALDTAIDLLREEGLASVFERHETCAQLCRDRTRELGLEFYPDDETLCSPTVTALEVEGRARELQERIDEEHDVVLATGLSDLEDDVLRIGHMGHNARVENVDRTMDALEAVLE
- a CDS encoding SHOCT domain-containing protein, coding for MEAPAWLRDLPPWAAVVSALLGILVILTGISMVLGVVFAGIAVGIELGSVTLGVIAALVGLLIVLGPVLAFIIAFIGNDEGSREDDPHTDDWEQDAVSEIKEQYLAGEIDEDTFEQRIDEMLAGPDWQLDRPKRSSRDVNPTGQQKERER
- a CDS encoding class I SAM-dependent methyltransferase; this encodes MSRQDEVAHPLVAAVYDWVVPERFLFARHRQYLASGLSGRVLDVGAGTGATFPHLARNGDGCEVHAIEPDPYMRKRASQKAADAGLEVHLRGDRAESLPYVDDAFDAVLSSLVFCTIGDPDAALAEVARVLRPGGELRFLEHVRADGWRASGQELLNPVWNRLAGGCNLERETVERFVCHPDLEVLEIERLEAGIFPAEPIVRGRLRRREGSCVSE
- the htpX gene encoding zinc metalloprotease HtpX encodes the protein MEWQPDWGLRVRMFLTMFLLFALYIVFAGVITAYMGGGIVVFALLFGGMSLVQYYFSDTLTLKSMGATTVSADEYPQLHASVERLAQQADLPKPTVAVIDSNMPNAFATGRNQRNAAVAVTTGLMRTLDRDELDGVLAHELAHVKNRDMMVMTFASLLATIAFMVVRWGAFFGGRGRGGRGGGGVVVAILVSLVVWIISYILIRALSRYREYAADRGAAAITGRPAALASALAKISGEMEKVPTEDLREEAEMNAFFIIPLRSGIGRLFSTHPPTENRIEQLRELEREL
- a CDS encoding class I SAM-dependent methyltransferase, which produces MTDDGAIPPADDALETRGEGPLAVVVAKPRSETAIESLRAEGVYDDDRRVREYDAETVALPVTDPPAETRVREVIRQVDPDRRSRDLEDLLLERGWSETDLEGAPGSWAVVGSVVVVRLPERCPDEAAVGEALLELHGEAETVLADEGIANDGAAGTHREPRRRVIAGVRDTETIHTEHGTRYALDPARVMFSPGNQAERVRMGEVVADGECVFDMFAGIGYFTLPMARAGASVTATEINPAAFRYLLENAVLNDVTDRIEAYRADCRDLAEEVAADRVVMGYYGSADGTDEQGRGTRTDEGHEFLPAALSALEPGGVVHYHEATPESRLWERPRSRLERAADRERRELEVLEKRRVKSHSAGVAHVVIDVRVS
- a CDS encoding 60S ribosomal export protein NMD3 is translated as MTESRSRAFCPRCGEPMPDRSESDASESGEATDPLRPGADVEVCDACYFEEFEFVDAPERIDVLVCSQCGAVHRGNRWVDVGAKDYTDVAIEEVSEALGVHVDVDDVAWQVEPEQVDPNTIRMHCYFTGVVRGTPVEEQVTVPVKISRQTCSRCGRIAGDYYASVVQLRAEGRTPTSEERERAEAIANEIVADMEATGDRNAFVTETSETDDGLDMKVSTNKIGKKVANKIREEFGGTVSDSETLVTEDEDGNEVYRVTFAVRLPPYTPGDVIDLADDGGPVLVRSAHGNLKGTRVTTGERYEADYEEGNSPDARKLGTLADAAETTVVAVEDEHAVQVLDPETYEAKTIARPDYFDPDAETVPVLKSRAGLHVLPDEGDD